A DNA window from Falco peregrinus isolate bFalPer1 chromosome 8, bFalPer1.pri, whole genome shotgun sequence contains the following coding sequences:
- the SLC22A4 gene encoding solute carrier family 22 member 4 isoform X1 gives MRDYDAATAFLGEWGRFQRLVFFLLSASIVPNGFNGMSAVFLAGTPEHRCAVPRGANLSGEWLNASAPLELRGGRAVPSRCRRYRLAALANFSALGLRPGSDVELGSLELEPCLDGWEYSRDVYRSTIVTEWNLVCDDDWKAPLTTSLFFVGVLIGSFISGQLSDRFGRKNILFSTMAVQTGFSFLQIFSTSWEMFTVLFLIVGMGQISNYVVAFILGTEILGKSVRIIFSTLGVCIFFAIGYMLLPLFAYFIRDWRMLLLALTVPGLFCIPLWWIIPESPRWLISQGRYKEAEVIIQKAAKINGVPAPAMLFDTAEMQDSKPQQQQKAILLDLFRTRNIATITIMSLLLWFFTSVGYFGLSLSTPNWHGNAYINCFLSAVIEVPAYVIAWLLLRSLPRRYSLSGTLFLGGGVVLFIQLVPADLNILSVGLVMLGKFGITAAFSMLYVYNVELYPTLVRNMAVGATSTASRLGSIIAPYFVYLGAYDRFLPYILMGSLTVLIGILTLFLPESYGNPLPESFEQMLKVKCFRNGQQTTGIRNSTKSPKILVTPL, from the exons ATGCGCGACTACGACGCGGCCACCGCTTTCCTGGGCGAGTGGGGCCGCTTCCAGCGCCTcgtcttcttcctcctcagcgCCAGCATCGTCCCCAACGGCTTCAACGGGATGTCGGCCGTCTTCCTGGCCGGCACCCCCGAGCACCGGTGCGCCGTGCCCCGCGGGGCCAACCTGAGCGGCGAGTGGCTCAACGCCAGCGCCCCGCTGGAgctgcggggcgggcgggcggtgccGAGCCGCTGCCGCCGCTACCGCCTGGCCGCGCTCGCCAACTTCTCGGCGCTGGGGCTGCGGCCCGGCTCCGACGTGGAGCTGGGCTCGCTGGAGCTGGAGCCGTGCCTGGACGGCTGGGAGTACAGCCGCGATGTCTACCGCTCCACCATCGTCACCGAG TGGAACCTGGTGTGTGATGACGACTGGAAAGCCCCGCTGACCACCTCCCTTTTCTTCGTGGGGGTCCTCATCGGCTCCTTCATCTCGGGGCAGCTCTCAGACAG GTTTGGCAGGAAGAATATCCTTTTTTCGACGATGGCTGTGCAGACTGGCTTCAGCTTCCTGCAGATCTTCTCTACCAGCTGGGAGATGTTCACAGTGCTCTTTCTCATAGTGGGGATGGGACAGATCTCTAACTATGTGGTGGCCTTCATACTGG gaacagaaattcTTGGCAAATCAGTTCGTATTATATTCTCTACATTAGGAGTTTGCATATTTTTTGCAATTGGCTACATGTTGCTGCCACTGTTTGCTTACTTCATCAGAGACTGGcggatgctgctgctggcgctCACTGTCCCGGGGCTGTTCTGCATCCCGCTCTGGTG GATAATTCCTGAATCCCCTCGGTGGCTGATCTCCCAGGGAAGATATAAGGAGGCAGAAGTTATTATCCAAAAGGCTGCAAAAATAAACGGCGTTCCAGCCCCAGCCATGCTTTTTGACACTGCAGAG atgCAGGATTCgaagcctcagcagcagcagaaggctaTCCTTCTGGACCTATTTCGAACCCGAAACATTGCAACTATTACTATTATGTCATTACTTTTGTG GTTTTTCACATCGGTTGGTTACTTTGGCCTGTCCCTCAGCACTCCAAACTGGCATGGAAATGCCTATATCAACTGTTTCCTCTCGGCTGTTATTGAAGTTCCAGCTTATGTGATTGCCTGGCTTCTCCTCCGCTCCCTCCCTCGGCGCTACTCCTTATCTGGCACCTTGTTCTTGGGAGGAGGTGTTGTCCTCTTCATTCAGCTGGTTCCTGCAG acCTTAACATCCTGTCTGTTGGCCTGGTGATGCTTGGAAAATTTGGCAtcacagctgcattttcaaTGCTTTATGTCTACAACGTGGAGCTATACCCAACGTTAGTGCGAAATATGGCAGTTGGAGCTACTTCCACAGCTTCCAGGCTGGGCAGCATCATTGCTCCTTACTTTGTTTACCTGG GTGCCTATGACAGATTCCTACCATATATCCTGATGGGAAGCCTGACTGTGCTGATCGGGATCCTTACCCTGTTTCTCCCAGAGAGCTATGGCAATCCCCTGCCTGAGAGCTTTGAGCAAATGCTGAAGGTGAAATG tttcagaaatggGCAACAAACCACTGGCATTAGGAATTCAACAAAGAGTCCTAAAATTCTGGTAACACCCTTGTGA
- the SLC22A4 gene encoding solute carrier family 22 member 4 isoform X2 has translation MGSESALQVVGMEKNLETHQDRRRDFILCVVLRMLCQPQQLQKCSGFSAGRDQWNLVCDDDWKAPLTTSLFFVGVLIGSFISGQLSDRFGRKNILFSTMAVQTGFSFLQIFSTSWEMFTVLFLIVGMGQISNYVVAFILGTEILGKSVRIIFSTLGVCIFFAIGYMLLPLFAYFIRDWRMLLLALTVPGLFCIPLWWIIPESPRWLISQGRYKEAEVIIQKAAKINGVPAPAMLFDTAEMQDSKPQQQQKAILLDLFRTRNIATITIMSLLLWFFTSVGYFGLSLSTPNWHGNAYINCFLSAVIEVPAYVIAWLLLRSLPRRYSLSGTLFLGGGVVLFIQLVPADLNILSVGLVMLGKFGITAAFSMLYVYNVELYPTLVRNMAVGATSTASRLGSIIAPYFVYLGAYDRFLPYILMGSLTVLIGILTLFLPESYGNPLPESFEQMLKVKCFRNGQQTTGIRNSTKSPKILVTPL, from the exons ATGGGCAGTGAGTCAGCCCTGCAGGTTGTGGGGATGGAAAAGAATTTGGAAACACATCAGGACAGGAGAAGAGATTTCATTCTGTGTGTCGTCTTGCGTATGCTTTGTCAGCCCCAGCAGTTACAGAAATGCAGTGGGTTCTCTGCTGGCAGAGATCAG TGGAACCTGGTGTGTGATGACGACTGGAAAGCCCCGCTGACCACCTCCCTTTTCTTCGTGGGGGTCCTCATCGGCTCCTTCATCTCGGGGCAGCTCTCAGACAG GTTTGGCAGGAAGAATATCCTTTTTTCGACGATGGCTGTGCAGACTGGCTTCAGCTTCCTGCAGATCTTCTCTACCAGCTGGGAGATGTTCACAGTGCTCTTTCTCATAGTGGGGATGGGACAGATCTCTAACTATGTGGTGGCCTTCATACTGG gaacagaaattcTTGGCAAATCAGTTCGTATTATATTCTCTACATTAGGAGTTTGCATATTTTTTGCAATTGGCTACATGTTGCTGCCACTGTTTGCTTACTTCATCAGAGACTGGcggatgctgctgctggcgctCACTGTCCCGGGGCTGTTCTGCATCCCGCTCTGGTG GATAATTCCTGAATCCCCTCGGTGGCTGATCTCCCAGGGAAGATATAAGGAGGCAGAAGTTATTATCCAAAAGGCTGCAAAAATAAACGGCGTTCCAGCCCCAGCCATGCTTTTTGACACTGCAGAG atgCAGGATTCgaagcctcagcagcagcagaaggctaTCCTTCTGGACCTATTTCGAACCCGAAACATTGCAACTATTACTATTATGTCATTACTTTTGTG GTTTTTCACATCGGTTGGTTACTTTGGCCTGTCCCTCAGCACTCCAAACTGGCATGGAAATGCCTATATCAACTGTTTCCTCTCGGCTGTTATTGAAGTTCCAGCTTATGTGATTGCCTGGCTTCTCCTCCGCTCCCTCCCTCGGCGCTACTCCTTATCTGGCACCTTGTTCTTGGGAGGAGGTGTTGTCCTCTTCATTCAGCTGGTTCCTGCAG acCTTAACATCCTGTCTGTTGGCCTGGTGATGCTTGGAAAATTTGGCAtcacagctgcattttcaaTGCTTTATGTCTACAACGTGGAGCTATACCCAACGTTAGTGCGAAATATGGCAGTTGGAGCTACTTCCACAGCTTCCAGGCTGGGCAGCATCATTGCTCCTTACTTTGTTTACCTGG GTGCCTATGACAGATTCCTACCATATATCCTGATGGGAAGCCTGACTGTGCTGATCGGGATCCTTACCCTGTTTCTCCCAGAGAGCTATGGCAATCCCCTGCCTGAGAGCTTTGAGCAAATGCTGAAGGTGAAATG tttcagaaatggGCAACAAACCACTGGCATTAGGAATTCAACAAAGAGTCCTAAAATTCTGGTAACACCCTTGTGA